One region of Solanum pennellii chromosome 6, SPENNV200 genomic DNA includes:
- the LOC107022393 gene encoding LOW QUALITY PROTEIN: uncharacterized protein LOC107022393 (The sequence of the model RefSeq protein was modified relative to this genomic sequence to represent the inferred CDS: inserted 1 base in 1 codon; substituted 1 base at 1 genomic stop codon), which yields MEVASRHCVKGYCVDEPKDWCCQKCNIDKGVRGLENENTDGSMSHSSAKKICQSNLPPKKRLKTRELSSLDGVKASTTMNPLMTRSCDPSLVHSWKGSFDIFNHFEFIHGVFDNCIEAHPPSKVKRKVYDISTALPDTLKFELIAYEDIQESLFNNHIPVREDIGLYFFASEKERSKRYSALVQFLYRNDLVMRTFIDNTQLLVFPSTALCIDSQRWDEEGFLWGLFYHMGQDKNGSAEVIDMEVDMIGGENVGTMDIVVSRVIDMEVDMIGGVNVGTQDVVVSKGIDMEXDMIAXENVGAIDIVVSTITFRNGVDLAL from the exons ATGGAGGTTGCGTCAAG GCATTGCGTGAAAGGCTATTGTGTAGATGAACCAAAGGATTGGTGTTGTCAAAAATGTAATATTGACAAGGGAGTACGTGGACTCGAAAATGAGAACACTGATGGATCAATGTCACATTCCTCTGCAAAGAAGATTTGTCAGAGTAATCTGCCACCAAAGAAACGTCTGAAAACTCGAGAGCTTAGCAGTCTAGATGGCGTGAAAGCAAGTACAACGATGAATCCACTTATGACACGCTCTTGTGATCCTTCTCTAGTTCATTCCTGGAA GGGAAGTTTTGACATCTTCAATCATTTCGAATTCATACATGGGGTATTCGACAATTGTATTGAGGCGCATCCTCCTTCCAAAGTTAAACGTAAAGTGTATGATATCTCAACTGCTTTGCCTGATACTCTTAAATTTGAACTGATTGCCTACGAGGATATCCAAGAAAGTCTATTCAACAATCACATTCCGGTTAGAGAAGATATAGGACTATATTTCTTTGCAAGCGAGAAAGAAAG GTCTAAGAGATATAGCGCTCTGGTGCAATTCTTGTATAGAAATGATTTGGTGATGAGAACATTCATAGATAATACTCAGCTGCTTGTATTTCCATCCACAGCCTTGTGCATCGATTCTCAAA GATGGGACGAAGAGGGCTTCCTGTGGGGATTATTTTACCACATGGGACAAGACAAAAATGGATCTGCTGAAGTGATTGATATGGAAGTAGATATGATAGGTGGAGAAAATGTAGGAACTATGGATATTGTTGTCTCCAGAGTGATTGATATGGAAGTAGATATGATAGGTGGAGTAAATGTAGGAACTCAAGACGTTGTTGTCTCCAAAGGGATTGATATGG CAGACATGATAGCTTGAGAAAACGTAGGAGCTATCGACATTGTGGTCTCAACAATTACTTTCAGAAATGGCGTTGATTTAGCTCTTTAA